A single region of the Oleispira antarctica RB-8 genome encodes:
- a CDS encoding probable transcriptional regulator, ArsR type, which translates to MTVMTEEMLELVAQRFRLLADPMRLRILHELQQGESSVGNLVERIGASQPNISKHLASLRGQHMVKRRQEGNMAYFSIAAPYIFTLCDTVCNSMKEEFEAKQNLLSQI; encoded by the coding sequence ATGACCGTAATGACTGAAGAAATGCTTGAGCTGGTCGCACAGCGTTTCCGTTTATTAGCCGACCCTATGCGTTTGCGCATTTTACATGAACTGCAGCAAGGAGAGTCCAGCGTTGGAAATCTTGTTGAGCGCATTGGCGCATCGCAGCCTAACATATCAAAACATCTAGCAAGTCTTCGTGGACAGCATATGGTGAAACGTCGACAGGAAGGTAATATGGCTTATTTCAGCATCGCTGCGCCGTATATTTTCACCCTATGCGATACTGTATGCAATAGCATGAAGGAAGAATTTGAGGCAAAACAAAACCTTTTATCTCAAATTTAA
- a CDS encoding Peptidase, U32 family protein, which translates to MSDSFKAELLAPAGTYKNMEYAFAYGADAVYAGQPRYSLRVRNNDFQIDNLEKGIIRAHQLGKKFYVASNIAPHNNKIDSYMRDIEPVIAMKPDALIMSDPGLIMMVKDKWPDVPIHLSVQSNVVNYAAVKFWYRQGIERVILSRELSLNEIEEIRMQCPEMELEVFVHGALCIAYSGRCLLSGYMNHRDPNQGSCTNACRWKYQAHDAKETDNGNIIPISAIEFDPKSPLDTKPSLGIGTPSNDIVLLQEGNRENDLMPMYEDEHGTYIMNSKDLRAIQHVQRLQQIGVHSLKIEGRTKSHYYAARTTQAYRQAIDDAFEGKLFDMNLMDTLENMSNRGYTEGFYRRHVHDEYQNYNRGASISTQQQFVGEVTASDRDWLTIDVKNRFQVGDELELMTPAGNFTFELKTIQSLKGESRSDAPGSGFIVKIPSPEGMMNAEKSLLIRNLK; encoded by the coding sequence ATGTCAGATTCTTTTAAAGCCGAGCTCCTTGCCCCCGCTGGCACCTACAAAAATATGGAGTACGCCTTTGCCTATGGCGCCGATGCCGTTTACGCCGGACAACCTCGATACAGCTTACGCGTACGTAATAATGATTTTCAAATTGATAACCTTGAAAAAGGCATCATTCGCGCCCACCAGCTAGGCAAAAAGTTCTACGTCGCCAGCAATATCGCCCCGCACAATAATAAAATAGACAGCTACATGCGCGACATTGAGCCTGTTATTGCGATGAAGCCCGACGCACTTATTATGTCTGACCCTGGTTTGATCATGATGGTAAAAGACAAGTGGCCAGACGTACCGATTCATCTATCAGTGCAATCTAATGTTGTGAACTACGCCGCAGTAAAATTCTGGTATCGCCAAGGCATAGAGCGTGTAATTTTAAGCCGTGAACTCTCTCTTAATGAAATTGAAGAAATTCGCATGCAGTGCCCAGAAATGGAGCTAGAGGTTTTTGTTCATGGTGCTTTATGCATTGCTTACTCTGGTCGCTGCTTACTATCCGGTTATATGAATCACCGCGACCCCAATCAAGGCAGCTGCACCAATGCTTGTCGCTGGAAGTATCAAGCTCACGACGCGAAAGAGACCGACAACGGTAATATTATCCCCATCTCAGCGATCGAGTTCGACCCTAAAAGCCCGCTCGATACGAAACCGTCTCTGGGCATCGGCACCCCGTCTAACGACATCGTTTTATTACAAGAAGGTAACCGAGAGAATGATCTCATGCCCATGTATGAAGACGAACATGGTACCTACATCATGAACTCAAAAGACCTCAGAGCCATTCAACACGTACAGCGCTTACAGCAAATTGGTGTGCATTCGTTAAAAATTGAAGGGCGTACTAAATCGCATTATTACGCTGCGAGAACGACACAAGCCTACCGCCAAGCCATCGACGATGCCTTTGAAGGCAAGCTATTTGACATGAACCTTATGGATACACTCGAAAACATGTCGAACCGTGGTTATACCGAAGGCTTCTATCGCCGCCATGTGCATGATGAATACCAGAACTACAATCGGGGTGCGTCTATTAGCACGCAGCAGCAATTTGTGGGAGAAGTCACCGCAAGTGATCGTGATTGGCTAACCATTGATGTTAAAAACCGCTTTCAAGTCGGCGATGAGCTAGAACTCATGACGCCAGCAGGAAATTTCACCTTTGAACTCAAGACCATTCAATCCCTTAAAGGCGAATCTCGTAGCGATGCCCCAGGGTCAGGCTTCATTGTTAAAATCCCCTCTCCTGAGGGCATGATGAATGCAGAAAAATCACTGTTAATCAGGAACTTAAAATAG
- the rluA gene encoding Ribosomal large subunit pseudouridine synthase A — MTLTILFQDTDIIIVDKDSDLLSVPGRGPEKLDSVYHRLTLQFEEVHIVHRLDMATSGIIVFARNKEALRHLQQQFQHRQTEKSYQAIIAGRLTPTKGAINLPMRCDWPNRPKQMVCYEFGKKSLTRWRVMGYEDNSTRVELIPVTGRSHQLRIHCDALGHPILGDNLYGTSESQAATKHLCLHAQSLTITHPNSLERLTFTSPVPF; from the coding sequence ATGACCCTCACTATTTTATTCCAAGATACCGATATTATTATCGTCGATAAAGACTCCGACTTACTCAGCGTGCCTGGCCGCGGGCCTGAAAAACTCGACTCGGTTTATCACCGCCTAACCTTACAATTCGAAGAAGTTCATATTGTGCATCGCTTAGATATGGCGACATCAGGCATTATCGTATTCGCCCGTAATAAAGAAGCTTTGCGGCATTTACAGCAGCAATTTCAACACCGCCAAACAGAAAAGTCTTACCAAGCGATCATTGCTGGGCGACTGACGCCAACGAAAGGCGCCATCAACCTTCCTATGCGCTGTGACTGGCCGAATCGTCCTAAACAAATGGTATGCTATGAGTTTGGAAAAAAATCACTGACCCGCTGGCGGGTAATGGGGTATGAAGACAACAGCACTCGCGTAGAGCTGATTCCTGTTACTGGCCGATCTCATCAATTAAGAATTCACTGCGACGCGTTAGGCCATCCTATTTTAGGAGACAACTTATATGGCACCTCAGAATCGCAAGCTGCCACTAAGCACCTTTGTTTACATGCGCAATCATTAACAATTACACACCCAAACAGCTTAGAAAGATTGACATTTACCAGCCCCGTTCCTTTTTAA
- a CDS encoding Alpha/beta hydrolase fold protein gives MKDILHFSHANGFPAGSYSTLLSYLSDDFEIGMIDRLGHHKDYPVTDNWSFLVKQLIDYFECTYTQPVYAVGHSLGGILSMMVATQRPDLVKGLIMLDAPLLTAFEARSLTLVKRLGWMDKVTPSGRTLGRKEEWGSVEQASNYFRGKRLFSAFDERCLNDYVNNGTQDHVDGGRRLHFNVEAEISIYRTIPSNLHCTKRLSMPSAVIAAKYSDVFKRRHGFKMSRQLGMDVSWLEGTHMLPLEKPEATAKLIKQYILSWQAL, from the coding sequence ATGAAAGATATTTTGCATTTTTCTCATGCCAACGGATTCCCTGCGGGCAGTTACTCTACTTTACTTTCTTATTTGTCCGATGATTTTGAAATTGGGATGATCGATCGCTTGGGTCATCATAAAGATTATCCGGTGACCGATAATTGGTCTTTTTTGGTCAAACAATTAATTGATTACTTCGAATGTACATATACCCAGCCGGTGTACGCAGTCGGTCATTCTTTGGGTGGCATTCTCAGTATGATGGTTGCGACTCAGCGGCCTGATCTAGTGAAAGGGTTGATTATGCTGGACGCACCACTTTTGACTGCATTTGAGGCCCGTAGTTTAACCCTGGTTAAGCGTTTGGGCTGGATGGACAAAGTAACGCCTTCAGGTCGCACCCTCGGTCGTAAAGAGGAGTGGGGTTCTGTGGAGCAGGCATCGAATTATTTCAGAGGTAAGCGATTGTTTAGTGCTTTTGATGAGCGCTGTTTGAATGATTATGTTAATAATGGCACCCAAGACCATGTTGATGGCGGTCGTCGATTGCACTTTAACGTGGAGGCTGAGATCAGTATTTATCGTACTATTCCTAGTAACTTACACTGCACTAAGCGTTTAAGTATGCCTTCTGCGGTTATTGCGGCTAAGTACAGTGATGTTTTTAAGCGTCGTCATGGGTTCAAAATGAGTCGTCAATTAGGCATGGATGTGAGCTGGTTGGAAGGTACTCACATGCTCCCATTGGAAAAGCCTGAAGCAACGGCGAAGCTCATCAAACAATACATATTATCTTGGCAGGCGCTATGA
- a CDS encoding Hydrolase, alpha/beta fold family protein, translated as MKETRISLSSGELAIQEWGNSSKPTMMCLHGWLDNGATFHRLAPLLAQDYHLLIVDLPGHGLSEPLAEGAHYYIWQNIEVLFELLTVKHLASVHLLGHSMGGVVASIFAGTFADKVSSLVLLDSLGPMTSTPEQTPQQLAKAIIDSQRTPSSLRTFAAIDDALNARKKSSPGMTDNALRPIVERNLKSIEGGYCWRTDARLRHTSKVRLGDDQVAAFLAAITAPVLVVLAEQGIVPRAWVEQRMGSIQRAQLVYLPGHHHFHAEPAPAESINGHIKQFLSLDS; from the coding sequence ATGAAAGAAACACGGATCTCTCTTAGCAGTGGTGAATTGGCGATACAGGAATGGGGAAATAGCTCTAAGCCGACCATGATGTGTTTGCATGGTTGGTTGGATAATGGCGCTACGTTCCATCGCTTGGCGCCTTTGCTGGCGCAAGATTATCATTTGCTGATAGTTGATTTGCCAGGGCATGGTTTGTCAGAGCCACTGGCAGAGGGGGCTCATTATTATATTTGGCAAAACATAGAAGTCTTGTTTGAGTTATTGACGGTTAAACATTTGGCGAGTGTTCATTTGTTGGGTCATTCTATGGGGGGGGTGGTAGCGAGTATATTTGCGGGGACGTTTGCCGATAAAGTTTCGTCCTTAGTGCTGCTTGATTCCTTGGGGCCGATGACCTCAACGCCAGAGCAGACTCCGCAGCAATTGGCGAAAGCCATTATCGATTCACAAAGAACGCCTTCGTCCTTGCGTACTTTTGCGGCGATTGATGATGCCTTAAACGCCCGTAAAAAGTCTTCGCCGGGAATGACGGATAATGCATTAAGACCCATTGTTGAACGTAACCTTAAAAGCATTGAAGGCGGTTATTGCTGGCGAACGGATGCGCGCTTGCGCCACACGTCGAAGGTGCGCTTGGGAGACGATCAAGTCGCGGCTTTTTTAGCGGCTATCACAGCGCCGGTATTGGTTGTTTTGGCAGAGCAGGGCATTGTGCCAAGGGCATGGGTAGAGCAGCGTATGGGCAGTATTCAACGCGCTCAGTTGGTCTATTTACCTGGGCATCATCACTTTCATGCTGAGCCAGCGCCCGCTGAATCGATTAATGGTCATATAAAGCAGTTTTTATCGCTCGACTCTTGA
- the talAB gene encoding Transaldolase, with the protein MSAQAKNKLEALKAMTTVVADTGDIEAIKQFKPVDATTNPSLILKAAKLANYQHLIEEAIDWALQIKGNDKNSQTTLENVGDKLAVNIGCEVLTSIPGVISTEVDARLSFDTQATVAKARKLIRLYQDAGIDSDRILIKIASTWEGIQAAKILEAEGIHCNLTLLFHFAQAQACAEAGTTLISPFVGRILDWYKANSGQSEYSASEDPGVVSVTEIYNFYKSHGFKTIVMGASFRNTGEIEELAGCDRLTISPELLAQLEADTSPLEQKLFPIKETKDTPELLTEASFRWAMNNDPMAHDKLADGIRRFAADQVTLESMLSKKISQRS; encoded by the coding sequence ATGTCAGCACAAGCCAAAAATAAATTAGAAGCACTTAAAGCCATGACTACTGTGGTAGCCGATACTGGCGACATCGAAGCAATTAAGCAATTCAAGCCTGTTGATGCCACGACCAATCCTTCTTTGATTTTAAAAGCCGCCAAGCTGGCCAACTATCAGCATCTAATCGAAGAAGCCATCGACTGGGCCTTACAAATTAAGGGCAACGATAAAAATAGCCAGACAACGTTAGAGAATGTTGGCGATAAACTGGCCGTAAATATTGGCTGTGAAGTGCTAACCAGTATACCGGGCGTTATTTCTACTGAAGTGGATGCACGCTTATCTTTTGATACTCAAGCGACGGTTGCCAAAGCGCGTAAATTGATTCGTTTGTATCAAGATGCAGGCATTGATTCCGATCGTATTCTGATTAAAATCGCATCAACCTGGGAAGGCATTCAGGCAGCTAAGATTTTGGAAGCCGAAGGCATTCATTGCAACCTCACCCTACTCTTTCACTTCGCCCAAGCTCAGGCTTGTGCAGAAGCAGGTACTACTTTAATCTCTCCTTTTGTTGGCCGAATTTTAGATTGGTATAAAGCGAATAGTGGTCAATCCGAATACTCAGCGAGTGAGGATCCTGGCGTTGTTTCTGTTACCGAGATTTATAATTTCTATAAGTCTCATGGTTTTAAAACCATTGTTATGGGTGCAAGTTTCCGCAATACCGGTGAAATTGAAGAATTAGCCGGATGCGACCGCTTAACCATTAGCCCTGAACTGCTTGCGCAATTAGAAGCCGATACCAGCCCTTTAGAGCAGAAACTTTTCCCAATAAAAGAAACAAAAGATACTCCTGAATTATTAACCGAGGCTAGCTTCCGCTGGGCAATGAATAACGACCCAATGGCGCACGATAAACTTGCCGATGGTATTCGTCGATTCGCCGCCGATCAGGTAACACTTGAATCCATGCTGAGTAAAAAAATCTCACAGCGCAGCTAA
- the rsmC1 gene encoding Ribosomal ribonucleate guanine-2-methyltransferase, putative, producing MALLTTSNALLDLDCYPKVSAKFQQPWDAGDLYLIESANVGSHPAVINDQWGVLTCFLLQQGHSVYSWTDSFCGQTGIRNNSEKFDYSPALLTLDQGTPCFPKATNSLWIQCPKSFDQLHWWLTLALKQLGPGIEISLVGMAKHVPVKWLKWLEQYNTDYQQHPIKKKSRLMTFKLGDKLPALTVLKSYLGPDNKDVSALPGVFSRDHMDIGSRFFIQQISQLNTLSGKVIDLGCGNGLLSLACLHYFSASALELILCDDSSLALNSARENLLARDYSDAVFHHTDALLNVHVRADTILCNPPFHSGNRISTAAAERMFKQASKLLSKDGQLLVIANRHLPYAPLLKKGFKSIKQLNSDAKFVIYQCTDALPSNR from the coding sequence ATGGCACTTTTGACCACCTCCAATGCCCTATTGGATCTCGACTGTTATCCTAAGGTGAGCGCTAAGTTTCAGCAGCCTTGGGATGCTGGTGACCTGTACCTTATTGAATCCGCTAACGTCGGCAGCCACCCAGCGGTCATTAATGATCAATGGGGCGTACTGACGTGTTTTTTACTGCAGCAAGGACATTCTGTTTATAGCTGGACGGATTCTTTCTGCGGTCAAACTGGCATTCGTAATAACAGTGAAAAATTTGATTACTCTCCTGCACTACTGACCCTAGATCAAGGCACCCCCTGCTTCCCTAAAGCTACCAACAGCCTCTGGATTCAATGCCCTAAATCGTTCGATCAATTACACTGGTGGTTAACCCTTGCCCTAAAACAGCTAGGACCAGGTATTGAAATTTCATTAGTCGGCATGGCTAAGCATGTACCCGTCAAATGGTTAAAATGGTTAGAGCAATATAATACGGATTATCAACAGCATCCGATAAAGAAAAAATCACGCTTAATGACGTTTAAGCTCGGAGACAAACTCCCTGCTTTAACGGTACTCAAAAGCTACCTTGGTCCTGACAATAAAGACGTTAGCGCTTTGCCGGGAGTATTCTCCCGAGATCATATGGATATTGGCAGTCGCTTTTTTATTCAGCAAATCAGCCAATTAAATACTTTATCGGGCAAGGTGATCGATTTAGGCTGTGGCAATGGCTTATTAAGCTTAGCCTGCTTGCATTATTTTTCAGCGTCAGCGCTCGAACTTATATTATGCGATGACTCCTCCCTTGCTTTAAACTCAGCGCGCGAAAACTTGTTAGCCCGAGATTATTCAGACGCTGTATTCCATCATACTGATGCACTATTGAATGTTCATGTCCGCGCAGATACCATTTTATGTAATCCGCCCTTTCATAGTGGCAATCGTATTTCTACCGCTGCCGCCGAGCGTATGTTTAAGCAAGCCAGTAAGCTACTCAGTAAAGATGGCCAACTACTGGTAATCGCCAATCGTCATTTACCGTATGCTCCTTTACTAAAAAAAGGTTTTAAGAGCATTAAACAACTCAATAGCGATGCTAAATTTGTTATTTATCAGTGCACCGATGCACTGCCCTCAAATCGCTAG
- a CDS encoding putative phosphohistidine phosphatase SixA family protein gives MKLYLIRHGTAEAGAADDMNRNLTARGESQARGAANWLAKNIKGSVSLWVSPYLRTQQTAAPIAKALGIDIVDHQCLQPEMTPQKVVDELCQEQKNIILVTHLPLVGRLASLLTEGAIFDQPWSPAEIWQLEGDVFAAGCLTNTDVWYPVLDEG, from the coding sequence GTGAAACTCTACTTAATACGACACGGCACGGCAGAAGCCGGTGCAGCAGATGATATGAATCGCAACTTAACAGCGCGTGGCGAAAGCCAAGCGCGAGGTGCGGCTAATTGGTTAGCAAAAAATATCAAAGGCTCTGTGAGTCTCTGGGTTAGTCCATATCTTCGTACGCAGCAAACTGCAGCACCCATTGCTAAGGCTTTGGGTATCGACATTGTTGATCATCAATGCTTACAGCCAGAAATGACGCCACAAAAAGTTGTGGATGAATTATGCCAAGAGCAAAAAAATATCATATTGGTGACACACTTGCCCTTGGTGGGGAGATTAGCTTCGTTGTTAACCGAGGGTGCAATTTTTGATCAGCCTTGGTCACCGGCGGAAATATGGCAGCTTGAAGGTGATGTCTTTGCTGCTGGTTGTCTAACGAATACCGACGTTTGGTATCCTGTGCTGGATGAAGGTTAG
- the apbE gene encoding Thiamine biosynthesis lipoprotein, which translates to MGTEYHISWVSDKRNSIDLASEKKNIHQQVDQLLLAINKSMSTYDPQSELSLINHNFNPKWQTISKELYEVLDMAAEVTAQSHKAFDVTVGPLVNLWGFGPDKSNDQIPEQAKIDALMAKIGSDSIALRQQEGLFQLRLGAPRYIDLSAIAKGYAVDILGNLLQAQGVDNYLIEVGGEIIAHGVKPQKQPWRIAIEAPNDDGRSVQIIIPLSNMGIATSGDYRNFFEQEGHRFSHTIDGRTGYPVEHKLASVSVLHESVALADAWATALTVLGSEQGLKLAEEYNLAAYFIVRAEDGYRQLSSRQFEQLRLD; encoded by the coding sequence ATGGGGACTGAATATCACATTAGTTGGGTCTCTGATAAACGCAATAGCATCGATTTAGCATCAGAAAAGAAGAACATACATCAACAAGTCGACCAGCTGTTGTTGGCTATTAATAAAAGCATGTCAACCTACGACCCTCAGTCTGAACTTTCATTAATAAACCATAACTTTAATCCCAAGTGGCAGACGATTAGCAAAGAATTGTATGAAGTATTGGACATGGCAGCTGAAGTTACGGCACAGTCACACAAGGCATTTGATGTGACGGTTGGGCCCCTCGTTAATTTATGGGGTTTTGGCCCTGATAAAAGCAATGACCAAATTCCTGAGCAGGCTAAAATTGATGCGTTGATGGCGAAAATAGGATCGGATTCGATTGCGCTGCGTCAGCAAGAAGGTCTATTTCAATTACGCTTGGGTGCGCCGCGGTATATAGATCTTTCCGCGATTGCTAAAGGCTATGCTGTCGATATTCTCGGGAACTTACTGCAAGCGCAGGGGGTCGATAATTACTTAATTGAAGTAGGGGGCGAGATAATTGCCCATGGCGTTAAGCCGCAAAAGCAACCTTGGCGTATTGCCATTGAAGCACCTAATGATGACGGTCGTAGTGTCCAGATTATTATACCGTTATCAAACATGGGCATTGCAACATCAGGAGACTATCGAAACTTCTTTGAGCAGGAAGGACATCGGTTTTCTCATACTATTGACGGTCGTACCGGCTATCCCGTTGAGCATAAACTAGCTTCTGTATCGGTATTGCACGAATCAGTGGCACTGGCCGATGCTTGGGCAACAGCCTTGACGGTTCTCGGTTCAGAACAAGGTTTAAAGCTGGCTGAAGAGTATAATTTGGCGGCCTATTTTATTGTTCGTGCCGAAGATGGGTATCGGCAACTCAGTAGCCGTCAATTTGAACAATTAAGACTAGACTAA
- the sthA gene encoding Soluble pyridine nucleotide transhydrogenase, protein MADFHYDVVIIGSGPAGEGAAMNAAKKGKKVAVVETRSMVGGNCTHLGTIPSKALRHSVTQIIQFNTNPMFRDIGEPRFFSFPRVLRNAEDVIAKQVKVRTEFYGRNRVNLYTGHAKFVDPNTLDVFSPESTNHVRLHADQIVIATGSSPWRPDNIDFNHERVYDSDTILSLEHTPRTMIIYGAGVIGCEYASIFSGLGVKVDLIHPGDRLLSFLDDEISDALSYHLRDKGALIRHNEDFDSIEANDKFVTLKMKSGKKVKADAFLWAAGRSGNTKELGLENAGLTPNSRGQLDVDQSYRTAVDHIYAIGDVIGWPALASAAYDQGRAAAADITDMEDFRFVSEVPTGIYTIPEISSVGKNERELTEAKVPYEVGQAFFKNIARAQITDEGVGMLKILFHRDTLELLGVHCFGDQAAEIVHIGQAIMSQKGEGNTLKYFVNTTFNYPTMAEAYRIAALNGLNKL, encoded by the coding sequence ATGGCAGATTTCCATTACGACGTAGTAATTATTGGATCGGGCCCAGCAGGGGAAGGCGCGGCAATGAATGCTGCTAAAAAAGGCAAAAAAGTTGCGGTCGTAGAAACCCGTAGCATGGTGGGTGGTAACTGCACTCACTTAGGAACAATTCCATCAAAGGCTTTGCGTCATTCGGTAACGCAGATCATTCAGTTTAATACAAATCCAATGTTTCGTGACATTGGTGAGCCTCGTTTCTTCTCTTTTCCTCGGGTACTACGCAACGCAGAAGATGTTATTGCTAAGCAGGTTAAAGTACGCACTGAGTTTTATGGACGCAATCGGGTTAATCTTTATACCGGTCACGCAAAATTCGTAGATCCTAATACGCTGGATGTTTTTAGCCCTGAGTCAACGAATCACGTGCGTTTGCACGCAGACCAAATCGTTATCGCAACAGGCTCTAGTCCATGGCGTCCAGACAATATCGACTTTAATCATGAGCGTGTATACGACTCCGACACTATTTTAAGCCTTGAACATACCCCTCGCACCATGATCATTTATGGCGCGGGCGTTATTGGTTGTGAGTATGCTTCAATATTCTCTGGACTTGGCGTTAAAGTTGATCTGATTCACCCCGGTGATCGCTTATTAAGTTTCTTGGATGACGAGATTTCAGATGCATTAAGTTACCACTTGCGCGATAAGGGTGCCTTAATTCGTCATAATGAAGATTTTGATTCTATTGAAGCTAACGATAAATTCGTTACTTTAAAAATGAAATCAGGCAAAAAAGTGAAGGCCGATGCATTTTTATGGGCGGCTGGGCGTTCGGGTAATACCAAAGAATTAGGATTAGAAAATGCTGGTCTTACGCCTAATTCACGCGGTCAGCTTGATGTAGATCAGAGCTATCGTACTGCAGTGGATCATATTTACGCAATTGGCGATGTGATTGGTTGGCCTGCATTGGCATCTGCAGCTTACGATCAGGGTCGTGCGGCAGCGGCTGATATCACTGATATGGAAGATTTCCGTTTTGTTAGTGAAGTTCCTACCGGCATTTATACCATTCCTGAGATTAGCTCTGTGGGTAAAAATGAACGTGAACTGACAGAAGCGAAAGTGCCTTATGAAGTAGGCCAGGCGTTTTTCAAAAACATTGCCCGGGCACAGATTACCGACGAAGGTGTTGGTATGCTAAAAATCCTTTTCCATCGTGATACGTTGGAGCTTCTTGGGGTTCACTGTTTTGGTGATCAAGCGGCCGAGATTGTTCACATTGGTCAGGCGATTATGAGTCAGAAGGGCGAAGGGAATACGTTGAAGTACTTCGTTAATACGACCTTCAACTATCCGACCATGGCTGAAGCGTATCGTATTGCTGCTTTGAATGGCTTGAATAAGCTGTAA
- a CDS encoding tRNA-dihydrouridine synthase A: MEWSDSHCRQFWRHLTSDAVLYTEMVTTGAIIHGNNRERFLGYGKEEHPIALQLGGSNAKELAECAKYAQEWGYDEVNLNVGCPSDRVQNNMIGACLMGHPQLVADGIKAMQDAVDIDVTVKHRIGIDNQDSYPELVNFVGTIAKTGCKTFIVHARKAILQGLSPKENRDVPPLKYDWVYQLKQDFPDLEILINGGLNQLDQMQQQLNHVDGVMVGREAYHNPYIMAQVDNAFYGREKSIPSRHKIVEDFMPYIEEQLSKDIYLSHITRHILGIFHGQPGARQFRRYISENAHKPGSGIEVLRTALSKVPTEAENEANRLEALVRRAAFDQEQA; the protein is encoded by the coding sequence ATGGAATGGTCTGATAGCCATTGCCGCCAGTTCTGGCGCCACCTTACTAGCGATGCAGTGCTGTATACCGAGATGGTCACTACTGGTGCCATTATTCATGGTAATAACCGTGAACGCTTCTTGGGGTATGGCAAAGAAGAGCACCCTATCGCCCTTCAATTAGGTGGCAGCAATGCAAAAGAATTGGCTGAATGTGCTAAGTACGCACAAGAGTGGGGTTACGATGAAGTAAACCTCAACGTCGGTTGTCCGAGTGATCGCGTACAAAACAATATGATTGGTGCGTGCTTAATGGGCCATCCGCAGCTGGTTGCCGACGGCATTAAAGCGATGCAAGATGCAGTGGATATTGATGTTACCGTAAAGCATCGCATTGGTATCGATAACCAAGACTCTTACCCTGAACTGGTTAACTTTGTTGGCACCATCGCTAAAACGGGCTGCAAGACGTTTATCGTTCATGCACGCAAAGCCATTCTTCAAGGTTTATCACCTAAAGAAAATCGTGATGTGCCGCCATTAAAATACGACTGGGTTTATCAGTTAAAACAAGACTTCCCTGATTTAGAAATTTTGATTAATGGTGGCTTAAACCAGCTTGATCAAATGCAGCAGCAACTTAACCATGTCGATGGAGTGATGGTTGGCCGCGAGGCGTATCACAATCCTTATATAATGGCGCAGGTTGATAATGCGTTTTATGGCCGCGAGAAATCAATTCCTTCTCGTCATAAGATTGTTGAAGACTTCATGCCTTACATTGAAGAACAACTGTCTAAAGATATTTATTTGTCGCACATTACTCGCCATATTCTGGGTATCTTCCATGGACAGCCAGGGGCGCGTCAGTTCCGTCGCTATATTAGTGAGAATGCACATAAGCCTGGCTCAGGTATTGAAGTATTACGCACAGCATTGAGCAAGGTGCCGACCGAGGCTGAAAATGAAGCTAATCGTTTGGAAGCTTTGGTTCGCCGAGCAGCTTTTGACCAAGAACAGGCTTAA
- a CDS encoding transposase, IS66 Orf2 family protein, which translates to MIRPSKSTPAYLYSGVVDMRKSIDGLAGIVENELELNPLEPALFVFCNRGRDKIKILYWENNGFVLWYKRLEKQKFKWLDDLSTNPCTISGRDLNRLLDGLNIFTGKPHEALFYEDMN; encoded by the coding sequence ATGATCAGGCCTAGTAAGTCCACACCCGCTTATTTATATTCGGGGGTTGTTGATATGCGTAAGTCCATTGACGGGCTTGCAGGCATTGTCGAAAACGAGCTAGAACTCAATCCTTTAGAACCAGCTCTATTTGTCTTTTGCAATCGAGGCCGAGATAAAATCAAAATACTTTACTGGGAGAATAATGGCTTTGTACTTTGGTACAAACGCTTAGAAAAACAAAAATTCAAATGGTTAGATGATTTATCCACAAACCCATGCACAATTTCAGGGAGAGATTTAAATCGACTTTTAGATGGTTTAAATATCTTCACAGGCAAGCCTCACGAAGCATTATTTTATGAGGATATGAATTGA